The Triticum dicoccoides isolate Atlit2015 ecotype Zavitan chromosome 6A, WEW_v2.0, whole genome shotgun sequence genome has a window encoding:
- the LOC119319276 gene encoding uncharacterized protein LOC119319276, translated as MALGGLLYTSETERERWWRGRTVHRGGDGCRDDMAGRRCRGAAGGGDKRKAATLSAGRAKGNDYRSKVSGLGACEEEQVLLDQAVWQLQCQGPVSQGPNDLYNVCYYKFSGLANSKTVAVQPSAGEEKAVVLSTSKTKKQDTHAKLLHKTLMRKQFRKMAGHGVLLELRADSPKPTSLEVASQESAYPEVVPGTRPRVGSRPSCRRLLRRRLFVLES; from the exons ATGGCGTTGGGTGGGCTCCTGTACACATCCGAGACAGAGAGGGAAAGATGGTGGCGAGGTCGGACGGTTCACCGGGGCGGCGACGGTTGCCGAGACGACATGGCAGGGAGGCGGTGTCGCGGGGCTGCTGGTGGCGGGGACAAGAGGAAGGCGGCAACACTGTCGGCCGGTCGG GCCAAGGGAAATGACTACCGTTCCAAGGTCTCTGGTCTGGGAGCTTGTGAAGAAGAGCAAGTGCTTCTTGATCAAGCGGTTTGGCAACTGCAATGCCAAGGTCCAGTTTCGCAAGGACCAAACGACCTCTACAATGTCTGTTACTACAAGTTCTCAG GCTTAGCAAACAGCAAGACCGTGGCGGTCCAGCCATCAGCGGGAGAGGAGAAGGCTGTTGTCCTATCCACAAGCAAGACCAAGAAGCAGGACACCCATGCCAAGCTGTTGCACAAGACTCTAATGCGCAAGCAGTTCCGCAAGATGGCAG gacatggggttttGCTAGAgttgcgggccgactccccaaagccgactTCTCTGGAAgttgccagtcaggagtcggcttatcctgaagtcgtccctgggactcggccgcgagtgggcagtcggccgtcttgccgtcgTCTTCTTAGAAGGCGGCTTTTCGTCCtggagtcttga